The following coding sequences lie in one Fusarium poae strain DAOMC 252244 chromosome 1, whole genome shotgun sequence genomic window:
- a CDS encoding hypothetical protein (TransMembrane:5 (i9-30o42-64i76-100o140-156i168-186o)~BUSCO:8604at5125): MVESRRMTLALQCMGLVLDVIIVVLLWRLLAWSRTAKLRLRTLGTVLTLSSLSMSLVWVGSRIFRGSSVLHAGFGFLYGFDIIVDSVAFAALMISATFWVCETSPLTPASIITFLVGTAKACQNIFHYGDYLHPKRLPEIMPLYLIAFGMIVFTYTHGIRSVVFIRRFFLLALLVGLAMGTTVFIIKTKPQTFVRHPINDFIYRANIRQGRWMQEATTSNSLPIAHKIYKERHDDRDPPPAFTDWYELAKHTVVIDRFDQIDRDLAPFKSISPRKLRQRTSLVSQIPGVHVIGIKNGNASRLPEVSGHDAELLDSLVASINKFSKFLPDMLVPVNLSPSPRVIPSWDTANGQSRADLTPIVNLISKRSVERNGPDDSEGAKPAETPVPKPLPALPKSPQMDQKSMVSPANYRQMQVEGCPPRSRTRTSPHWNIGEFCADCVRRHSKAQVMVNWERSLEYCSQPDLKYLHGMSLSSPHAEPIRDLLPLFGPYKSEPFQDILIPLPQPEDDKTDISWNFNRRYDSMFWRGQTGDGYISDQALRGNHKFRLLHMMGNRNPGDKVSVILPSAKDPSTYWHEKVPIAEANLVAPTSIGMNDYTGCKGPNCEILRQTYPIVEESKDQEPLEYRYVLLLDQDNGPSPDLLRVLRSKSVPLISTLFRTWYSDRLIPWLHFVPIDTRYQGLHTTLMYFTGTHKKAYINGRDTDMKGQTKDAAWIGQQGAKWAKEALGEKDREVYLFRLMLEWARLVDDKRDDIGTFKDDKGEFQSSPWTKDQNWQL; the protein is encoded by the coding sequence ATGGTTGAGAGTAGGCGAATGACCCTTGCTCTGCAGTGTATGGGACTTGTGCTCGATGTtatcatcgtcgtcctccTCTGGCGTTTGCTAGCTTGGTCACGAACCGCTAAGCTTCGTTTGCGAACTCTGGGGACAGTTTTGACACTCTCGTCGCTGTCGATGAGTCTTGTGTGGGTTGGGAGCCGAATCTTCAGAGGCTCATCTGTGTTACATGCTGGATTTGGCTTCTTGTATGGGTTTGATATCATTGTTGATAGTGTCGCATTCGCGGCCCTCATGATATCGGCCACTTTCTGGGTATGCGAAACATCGCCGCTCACACCAGCCAGTATTATTACGTTTCTTGTGGGAACGGCGAAGGCGTGCCAGAATATATTCCACTATGGGGACTACCTTCACCCCAAGCGGCTTCCTGAGATCATGCCGCTTTACTTGATTGCGTTTGGAATGATTGTCTTTACCTACACCCATGGTATTCGCTCAGTCGTGTTCATCCGGCGCTTCTTCCTCCTGGCTCTTCTAGTTGGTCTTGCCATGGGAACTACCGTGTTTATCATCAAAACAAAACCACAGACATTTGTGCGCCACCCTATCAATGACTTCATCTACAGGGCCAACATCAGACAGGGTCGCTGGATGCAGGAGGCAACAACAAGTAACAGTCTTCCCATCGCCCACAAGATCTACAAGGAGCGTCACGATGACCGTGACCCTCCTCCAGCCTTTACAGACTGGTACGAACTTGCAAAACATACTGTTGTAATTGATCGGTTTGATCAGATTGACCGAGACTTGGCTCCGTTCAAATCTATTTCTCCACGAAAGCTGCGTCAACGCACCTCCTTGGTATCTCAAATTCCTGGTGTTCATGTTATTGGAATTAAAAACGGCAACGCATCAAGACTCCCTGAAGTCAGCGGGCATGATGCAGAGTTGCTAGATAGCTTGGTGGCTTCCATAAATAAGTTTTCAAAGTTTCTGCCTGACATGCTCGTCCCCGTCAACCTGAGCCCTTCTCCACGAGTCATCCCATCGTGGGATACTGCCAATGGGCAGAGTAGGGCGGATTTGACTCCTATAGTCAACCTCATCTCAAAGAGGTCGGTTGAACGAAATGGCCCTGATGACAGTGAGGGAGCGAAACCTGCGGAGACCCCTGTTCCCAAGCCATTGCCCGCATTGCCCAAATCTCCCCAGATGGATCAGAAATCCATGGTATCTCCAGCCAACTATCGCCAAATGCAAGTCGAAGGATGCCCTCCACGTTCAAGAACCCGAACCAGCCCTCACTGGAATATCGGCGAGTTTTGTGCTGACTGCGTGCGACGACATTCGAAGGCGCAGGTAATGGTCAATTGGGAGAGGTCCCTAGAGTACTGTTCTCAGCCTGATCTCAAGTATCTTCATGGGATGTCCCTCTCAAGCCCTCACGCAGAGCCCATTAGGGACCTGCTGCCCCTCTTTGGACCATACAAGTCAGAGCCCTTCCAGGACATCTTAATTCCCCTGCCACAGCCTGAGGACGACAAAACTGACATCAGCTGGAACTTCAATCGCCGGTACGATTCTATGTTTTGGCGAGGTCAAACCGGCGATGGATATATTTCGGACCAAGCTTTGCGAGGCAATCATAAGTTTCGACTCCTTCACATGATGGGTAACAGGAACCCAGGAGACAAGGTCTCGGTGATTCTCCCATCGGCCAAGGATCCGTCTACTTACTGGCATGAGAAAGTCCCTATTGCAGAAGCGAACCTGGTCGCACCTACAAGCATCGGGATGAACGACTACACAGGCTGCAAAGGCCCTAACTGCGAAATCCTCCGCCAAACATATCCCATTGTCGAAGAATCCAAGGATCAAGAGCCTCTTGAATACCGTTACGTTCTTCTCTTGGATCAGGATAATGGACCCTCGCCAGACCTCCTTCGCGTGCTCCGCTCAAAGAGTGTACCTCTCATCTCCACCCTCTTTCGGACGTGGTATAGCGATCGCCTGATCCCGTGGCTACACTTTGTGCCCATTGACACGCGTTATCAGGGTCTGCACACCACTTTGATGTACTTTACTGGGACGCACAAGAAAGCGTACATTAACGGTCGCGACACCGACATGAAAGGGCAGACAAAGGATGCAGCATGGATCGGTCAGCAAGGTGCCAAATGGGCAAAGGAAGCCCTAGGCGAAAAGGACAGGGAGGTGTATCTCTTCAGGCTGATGCTCGAATGGGCGAGATTGGTAGATGATAAGCGTGATGATATTGGGACCTTCAAAGATGACAAGGGCGAGTTTCAAAGCTCGCCTTGGACAAAAGACCAGAACTGGCAACTGTAA